In Gilliamella sp. B3022, the sequence CACTATGCCCATTGCATAAAGATTGTATTGCTTATAAGACAGAAAGTTGGCAACAATATCCAACAAAAAAAACGAAGACAACCAAGCCAGAAAAAACCGCCTATTTTTTGATGTTAGAATATAATCGTTCTATTTGGTTAGAAAAAAGACCTCCGTTAGGTATATGGGGAGGCTTATATTGCCTACCAGAATTTTCAAATGATCAAGATCCAAAAGAGTGGTTAGAAAAAAGGGGAATTATTACGACTGAACCTAAACAGTTAAACACATTCAGACATACATTTAGCCATTTTCATTTGAATATTACGCCAATTTATTGTGTTATTACCAATATTATAAAATGTTGGGACGAATCTTCTGGCTATTGGTATAAACTTGAATCAAATAATGCAAAAATAGGACTCGCTACACCCGTTTATAACTTATTGAAACAATCTGCTTAACATTACTGTCAAGCAGAAGCAAATTTATTTAATGTATAATCAGCCATTATATTTTGTTACATTTATTTTTTATGCATTGCAAACAATCTCAAGATTTAACAAACTGGTTAGTTTTTTTAATGGCATTTGCAATTGGTATCACTATTGCCAGCAATTATTATGCTCAGCCACTACTACATTCAATTACTCATGATTTGAATATTGCAGTTGATCATGCCGGCTTAATTATAATGGTAGCACAGTTAAGCTATGCTGTTGGTTTACTTTTTATCACACCGCTTGGCGATAAATTTGAACGAAAACGATTAATTATTATTTTAATGATATTATGCACTTTTGGGCTTATGATTAGTGCTTTGTCAAACAACTTATGGATGCTAATAATAGGTACATCCATAACAGGACTATTTTCAACCGTTGCACAAGTTTTAATTCCTTTTGCGGCAACTTTATCAAAACCTCAACAACGCGGTAAAATTGTTGGTACATTAATGAGTGGAATGTTAATGGGAATTTTATTGGGTAGATCCTTTGCCGGCGCTATTTCAACTCTTTCCGATTGGCATTATGTCTATTGGATTGCAACAGGTATTATGTCTATAGTTACGCTATCTCTCTGGATTTCACTGCCTAGTTACCGTAATACGGTTAATATAAACTACTTTCAATTATTATGCTCAATTGGTTCATTGTACAAACAAGAACCCATCCTCAGAATTCGTTCGTTATTAGCCATTATATCATTTGCACTTTTTTCTTTATTATGGACACCTCTTGCCTTTTTATTAAGTAATGAACCTTATCACTATTCCGACTTTATTATAGGTCTATTCGGAATTGCAGGAGCGGCTGGTGCACTAGGTTCGCCTATAGTGGGTAAATTATCAGACAAAGGTAAAGGTAGACTTGCTACCACAATAGGATTATGTTTATTGCTCATATCATGGTTACCACTTTCATTGGCTCAATACTCAATCATTGCTTTAGTATTGGGAGTAATTCTATTAGATTTTTCAGTTCAAGTTACACATGTTTCAAATATGAGTGCAATTTATCAAATAAGGCCTGATGCCCGTAGCAGAATGAATACTGGTTATATGATATTTTACTTTGTTGGTGGAATGCTTGGTTCAATCGGTTCTACTTATTTATTTAGCCATTATGGATGGATAGCAATTGTAATATCAGGAACAATTTTGGGACTCATGGGCATCATTTGTTGGATATTTTATACAAAAACGTATAGTGAACCTAAAACTTTTTTACAAACTAATTGATATTTAAAATATCGTTTAATTTTGACTTTAAGTAAAAACAAAATTATTATCCCTCAACATAAAAGCGTTGAACGTTGAGGGTAAATGAAAACTGATAATAAAAAAGTTATTATTAAGTAAATGGAACAAGCTATCACATTTTTTTGCATGTTTGTTAAAGCTATTCAATCATTGACAATGG encodes:
- a CDS encoding MFS transporter, translated to MAFAIGITIASNYYAQPLLHSITHDLNIAVDHAGLIIMVAQLSYAVGLLFITPLGDKFERKRLIIILMILCTFGLMISALSNNLWMLIIGTSITGLFSTVAQVLIPFAATLSKPQQRGKIVGTLMSGMLMGILLGRSFAGAISTLSDWHYVYWIATGIMSIVTLSLWISLPSYRNTVNINYFQLLCSIGSLYKQEPILRIRSLLAIISFALFSLLWTPLAFLLSNEPYHYSDFIIGLFGIAGAAGALGSPIVGKLSDKGKGRLATTIGLCLLLISWLPLSLAQYSIIALVLGVILLDFSVQVTHVSNMSAIYQIRPDARSRMNTGYMIFYFVGGMLGSIGSTYLFSHYGWIAIVISGTILGLMGIICWIFYTKTYSEPKTFLQTN